One genomic segment of Fusobacterium perfoetens includes these proteins:
- a CDS encoding MATE family efflux transporter, with product MENKNIITQKEFLYLMIPFIFSAVTQPLLGAVDVAVVGRLNNANYISGVSIGALIFNTIYWVFGFLRVSTTAFSAQSIEWESKEKVSDAFFRPLFTACIISFLIIIFQNIIFKGSMKFINPEIEIQKIVSIYFKILVWGAPLVLCNYVILGWLMGQGNIKGSVMMQMSSNILNIILDIFFVTVMDLKVEGVAIATFISQGISTCLGIYFILPYKYEKSFNMRSILDRKELRKVLSGNKDLMIRTVCLLMHDNMIMAASASLGGWILSTNAVLLHILEMISYSFEGLANASSVFSGRAVGGKNKELMKAAWKKTIQWGIVFAVFTSGIFTIFNDNIVKMFTDIPEIISLSEKYGFWIIIFPFISVLGLIFYGVFTGAGSTFPVMISTVGAFIVFFFSWKFTIPLYKNNGIWFSLMTFYFFRGIFLVPNLKKLLKKI from the coding sequence ATGGAAAATAAAAATATAATAACACAAAAAGAATTTTTATATTTAATGATTCCATTTATCTTTTCAGCAGTGACACAACCTCTTCTTGGAGCTGTAGATGTTGCTGTTGTAGGAAGGCTTAATAATGCCAATTATATTTCAGGAGTTTCAATAGGAGCACTTATTTTTAATACAATATATTGGGTTTTTGGATTTTTAAGGGTTAGTACAACTGCTTTTAGTGCTCAAAGTATAGAATGGGAAAGTAAAGAAAAAGTTAGTGATGCTTTTTTTAGACCTTTATTTACAGCTTGTATAATAAGTTTTTTAATTATTATATTTCAAAATATAATTTTTAAAGGATCAATGAAATTTATAAATCCTGAAATAGAAATACAAAAAATAGTAAGTATTTATTTTAAAATATTAGTATGGGGAGCACCTTTAGTGCTTTGTAATTATGTTATTCTTGGTTGGCTTATGGGACAGGGGAATATAAAAGGTTCTGTAATGATGCAAATGAGTAGTAATATTTTAAATATAATTTTAGATATATTTTTTGTTACAGTTATGGATTTAAAAGTGGAAGGAGTAGCAATAGCTACTTTTATATCTCAAGGAATTTCAACTTGTCTAGGAATATATTTTATTCTTCCCTATAAGTATGAAAAATCTTTTAATATGAGAAGTATTTTAGATAGAAAAGAACTTAGAAAAGTTTTAAGTGGAAATAAGGATCTTATGATAAGAACAGTTTGTCTACTTATGCATGATAACATGATTATGGCAGCAAGTGCATCTTTAGGTGGTTGGATATTAAGTACAAATGCAGTTTTGCTTCACATACTTGAAATGATTTCTTACAGTTTTGAAGGTTTAGCTAATGCTTCAAGTGTATTTTCAGGCAGAGCTGTAGGTGGAAAAAATAAAGAATTAATGAAAGCAGCGTGGAAGAAAACAATTCAGTGGGGAATAGTTTTTGCAGTATTTACTTCAGGAATTTTTACTATATTTAATGATAATATAGTAAAAATGTTTACAGATATTCCTGAAATTATTTCTTTATCAGAAAAATATGGATTTTGGATTATAATTTTTCCTTTTATAAGTGTTTTAGGACTTATATTTTATGGTGTATTTACAGGAGCAGGATCAACATTTCCTGTTATGATTTCAACTGTAGGAGCATTTATAGTTTTTTTCTTTTCTTGGAAATTTACAATACCACTATATAAAAATAATGGTATTTGGTTTTCATTAATGACTTTTTATTTTTTTAGGGGGATATTTTTAGTTCCAAATTTAAAAAAACTTTTAAAAAAAATATAA
- a CDS encoding MerR family transcriptional regulator, with product MKDLYSIGEVAEIMGVSVQTLRHYDNINLLAPKYINPSTGYRYYSVNQFHFIDRIKYLQKFGLSLEEIKEILAEDNIDILVKYLDKCKNSLEEEISKLKDTIDSIKWYKDYFTYVGEGSIDDHSYILHLEERHIVATKIIENEPKEDFHIRLNEIRNSNECKHLKYMRQFSYILDYDALMNGELKPLYLGMFIKDAPEEHSKNILEIPAGDYLCFKARILSEGWNPYLTKLFFQGKKKPAIVLANEYENSLHEYSRAVYEVQILIPQE from the coding sequence ATGAAAGATTTATACTCAATTGGTGAAGTTGCTGAAATAATGGGAGTTTCCGTACAAACATTAAGACATTATGATAATATTAATTTACTTGCTCCAAAATATATAAATCCTTCTACAGGATATCGTTATTATTCTGTCAATCAATTTCACTTTATTGATAGAATAAAATATCTTCAAAAATTCGGTCTATCTCTTGAAGAAATAAAAGAAATTTTGGCTGAAGATAATATAGATATTCTTGTAAAATACCTAGACAAATGTAAAAATTCTTTAGAAGAAGAAATAAGTAAATTAAAGGATACTATCGATAGTATTAAATGGTATAAAGATTATTTCACTTATGTAGGAGAAGGAAGTATAGATGATCACTCCTATATTCTTCATCTTGAAGAAAGACATATAGTAGCAACAAAAATTATAGAAAATGAACCAAAAGAAGATTTTCATATAAGACTCAATGAAATTAGAAACAGTAACGAATGTAAACACCTTAAATATATGAGACAATTTTCATATATTCTGGATTACGATGCTTTAATGAATGGTGAATTAAAACCACTTTATTTAGGAATGTTTATAAAAGATGCACCTGAAGAACATTCAAAAAATATTCTTGAAATTCCTGCTGGAGATTACTTATGTTTTAAAGCAAGAATTTTAAGCGAAGGATGGAATCCTTATTTAACAAAACTTTTCTTTCAAGGAAAAAAGAAACCAGCTATTGTCCTTGCAAATGAATATGAAAATAGCTTGCATGAATATTCAAGAGCTGTCTATGAAGTACAAATTTTAATTCCTCAAGAATAA
- a CDS encoding MATE family efflux transporter — MRKKLDLEKGNLSELFISFAMPATISLIMTFLYSVADGIFITRGVGSNGIAAVNIGYPIINFTVALSLMFGIGGATLITFKKGNIRLQNRYFTHIIFLNVVVYIIVAAIIFLFTNPVMMALGASEELLPMIKGYMYPCTVSTSFLMIATSLNAVVRSDNAPKRAMQSTLIGAGMNIVLDYLFIFKFHLGIEGGAYATAISQIAAAIYLCRHFVGSTFKLDLSWRKLNFKIMRRIINIGFPSFILEFAVAVITVLLNIAFMKEAGVFAASAYGIISYSFMLFRMLFTGLSQGIQPIVSYNYGKRNYERTKEILAYTHKVTFVISLISLVLIIFFGKYMVNIFTSDKELLKESVKGFILYSAALSFLGFNFVNIAYLQAIDKPRISNVICMSRSFVFVFIGLLILPKFWGINGIWLSLPFADFVTAILTLPFYKKITNSYNEALKNKA; from the coding sequence ATGAGAAAAAAATTAGATTTAGAAAAAGGAAATCTTTCAGAACTTTTCATAAGTTTTGCTATGCCAGCTACCATAAGTTTGATTATGACATTTTTGTATTCAGTAGCTGATGGTATTTTTATCACAAGAGGAGTAGGAAGCAATGGGATTGCTGCTGTAAATATAGGATATCCAATTATTAATTTTACAGTTGCTTTAAGTCTTATGTTTGGAATAGGGGGAGCAACTCTTATAACTTTTAAAAAAGGGAATATCAGACTTCAGAACAGATATTTTACACATATAATTTTTCTGAATGTAGTTGTTTATATTATAGTGGCAGCAATAATATTTTTATTTACCAATCCAGTGATGATGGCACTTGGAGCAAGTGAAGAACTTCTTCCTATGATTAAAGGATATATGTATCCATGTACTGTATCAACTTCTTTTTTAATGATAGCCACATCTTTAAATGCTGTAGTAAGAAGTGACAATGCACCAAAAAGAGCAATGCAGTCAACTCTTATTGGAGCTGGAATGAATATAGTTTTGGACTATCTTTTTATTTTTAAATTTCATTTAGGAATAGAGGGGGGAGCTTATGCTACTGCCATAAGTCAGATAGCTGCAGCAATATATCTTTGCAGACATTTTGTTGGTTCAACTTTTAAATTGGATTTATCTTGGAGAAAATTAAATTTTAAAATAATGAGGAGAATAATAAATATAGGTTTTCCTTCATTTATATTAGAATTTGCTGTAGCTGTTATCACTGTTTTATTAAACATAGCTTTTATGAAAGAAGCAGGGGTTTTTGCAGCATCAGCTTATGGAATTATTTCATATAGTTTTATGCTTTTCAGAATGTTGTTTACAGGTCTTTCTCAAGGGATACAACCTATTGTAAGTTATAATTATGGAAAAAGAAATTATGAAAGGACAAAGGAAATTCTTGCTTATACTCATAAAGTAACTTTTGTAATTTCATTGATATCATTAGTTTTAATTATATTCTTTGGTAAATACATGGTAAATATTTTTACTTCAGACAAAGAACTGCTTAAAGAGTCAGTAAAAGGATTTATACTTTATTCAGCTGCTCTTTCATTTTTAGGATTTAACTTTGTAAATATAGCTTATCTTCAAGCTATTGATAAACCAAGAATATCAAATGTAATCTGTATGTCAAGAAGTTTTGTTTTTGTATTTATTGGGCTTTTAATTCTTCCAAAATTTTGGGGGATAAATGGAATTTGGCTTTCACTTCCTTTTGCAGATTTTGTAACAGCAATATTAACATTGCCATTTTATAAGAAGATAACAAATAGTTATAATGAAGCTTTAAAAAACAAAGCTTAA
- a CDS encoding hemolysin family protein yields MDESDTANIFSQLLLLIFLTLVNAFFASAEMAAVSVNKNKIKILAENEDNKKAKLILELLEEPTKFLSTIQVAITLSGFLASASAATSFSKPLGKLLTQCGISYPYNENISLIFVTIILSYFTLVFGELVPKRIALQKAEFISLFSVKMILTISKITSPFIKLLSLSTNFVLHILGMKDEKLEEKISKEEIKSMIEAGQANGVFNETEKEMINSIFEFDDITVGEIMTARTDVFMVNIDVPVSEYIDNLLSKKYARVPVYQNTSDNIIGTLHLKDLIIEARKNGFENIDVKSIIRKPYLIPESKKIDELFKEMQKSKKSMAIIIDEYGGFAGIVTMEDLVEEVMGEIEDEHDISSPQITRIDKFTYIVNGLISLDELNEKFGTDIENHGYNTLSGYITSIIGVVPNKTYEGKELEIDKLRLKIEETKENRIEKVKVILK; encoded by the coding sequence ATGGACGAATCGGACACGGCAAATATTTTTTCTCAGTTATTATTGCTTATTTTTTTAACATTGGTAAATGCTTTTTTTGCCAGTGCAGAAATGGCAGCAGTTTCAGTTAATAAGAATAAGATTAAAATTCTTGCAGAAAATGAGGATAACAAGAAAGCAAAATTAATTTTAGAACTTTTAGAAGAGCCTACAAAATTTTTATCAACAATTCAGGTAGCAATAACATTATCAGGATTTTTAGCAAGTGCTTCAGCAGCTACAAGTTTTTCTAAACCTTTAGGTAAACTTCTGACACAATGTGGAATATCATATCCTTATAATGAAAATATATCTCTTATTTTTGTAACAATTATTTTATCTTATTTTACACTTGTTTTTGGAGAGTTAGTTCCTAAAAGAATAGCTTTACAGAAAGCTGAATTTATAAGTTTATTTTCAGTAAAAATGATACTTACTATTTCTAAAATAACTTCTCCGTTTATAAAGCTATTATCCCTTTCAACTAATTTTGTTCTTCATATATTGGGAATGAAAGATGAAAAATTAGAGGAAAAAATCTCAAAGGAAGAGATTAAATCTATGATAGAAGCTGGACAGGCTAATGGTGTTTTTAATGAAACTGAAAAAGAGATGATAAATTCAATTTTTGAATTTGATGATATCACAGTGGGAGAAATAATGACAGCGAGAACAGATGTTTTTATGGTAAATATAGATGTTCCTGTGTCTGAGTACATTGATAATCTTCTTTCTAAAAAGTATGCAAGAGTTCCTGTTTATCAAAATACATCTGATAACATTATAGGGACTTTACATCTGAAAGATTTAATAATAGAAGCAAGAAAAAATGGATTTGAAAATATAGATGTAAAATCAATTATCCGTAAACCTTACCTTATTCCAGAAAGTAAGAAAATAGATGAACTTTTTAAGGAAATGCAGAAGAGTAAAAAATCCATGGCAATTATCATAGATGAATATGGTGGATTTGCTGGAATAGTTACAATGGAAGATTTAGTGGAGGAAGTTATGGGAGAAATAGAAGATGAACATGATATAAGTTCTCCTCAGATAACTAGAATTGATAAATTTACATATATAGTAAATGGGCTTATTTCTTTAGATGAGTTAAATGAAAAATTTGGAACAGATATTGAAAATCATGGGTATAATACATTGTCTGGATATATAACTTCAATTATTGGAGTAGTTCCTAATAAAACTTATGAAGGAAAAGAACTTGAAATAGATAAATTAAGATTAAAAATAGAAGAAACAAAAGAAAATAGAATTGAAAAAGTAAAAGTAATATTAAAATAA